Part of the Onthophagus taurus isolate NC chromosome 11, IU_Otau_3.0, whole genome shotgun sequence genome is shown below.
atttttaaattaactcaaATTCAAACCCTTAAATATCGAAATATTAGATAGAGATATGTAATAGAGATATACATGAAAAAAATGGACTTATATGCCACTTTCAGAAAAAAACAGCTCATATATTGACAAAAATCTTTAAtctgaaaatttaattgtcaaaatcaACTGAAAATCTCTACCACATAAGTAGGGATGGCACTAAAATCCAGCCTTGACATTGTTCTGGCGGATCTGATCATTTGATTGTAGATCTGGTGTCATTtagtaaattcaaaaatttcttatataaaattttgttataaaatttagtaattacattttagtaaaaaaatatggaaatataaaaatacaaatatggGTCAATActcaaaattgtattaaattgtggtgtataaaaagtattttatctGCGTTGATTGGAGTTGATCTAGATTTGTTGGTCTTCaaaaattacatatttaaaaaaatgtgggTTTGCTACAAACGCTACTTGCAAGGCTTGACACATATTTTTGAGCTATTTTGCTTAATTCGGGGTACAGTACTCTATGGTCTTTCCACTAAATAATAGAATCAAAACTTTTATCTACTATAGGTAAACTCAAAAGTGCATTAATTTGTTGCAGAAATTTATCTTCACTTTTTGTGACAGCTTTTTCTTCATTGGCTTAGTTTGATGATGAAGCTTATAAAGCTTACCAATAATATGTTATAACATTTCTAACATTTCATTTATATTATAGTCTTAACTTCGTTTGTAGAACACTTCTTATGTTTGGCTCACAGTGATCATAACTATCATTATCATTTGATGCACTATTGCAACAAATATTCTCTTTCAACTTCGCTTCAATCTGGAAACTTTTTGCAcagatatttgaaacaattgcTATGTTTTTTCCTGCTTTGTTACAACTAATTTTATATCTAGAGGGTTTTACATCTAGGTGTATCTAGAGGATTTtatatcttcgttattttatacTTCTTAAGATTCTCATTTCTGTGTGCCAGTTTCAGTTTTGTTCATTATAAGATTAAACAAATATGGGCTAATTATAAGACTGTCTTGCCTTATACCTGCAATCACCCTGATTTCTTAGGTTGATACTCAGTCGTATTCAATTAAGTTTTCTATCACTTGTCTTATAATGAAGATAGATCTATTTTGCTGGAAATCTTGTTGTTCATCTGacatgcaaaaaaatattttttttcaactttgttatttaattttttactttgtaTAAATTCTAGTCATAAGTTATTTtacttataattttaaaataataaaattattgatttgttTTCAGGCTGGTCATACATATATTTGCGATTTCCACAAAATGATTATTCAATCTGCAcggaataaaagaagaaggaAAGATTCAGAGGATGATAGTAATGAAACAGACACCGATGTCCCTGAGGTGGATTTATATCAACTTCAAGTAAATACTTTAAGGAGGTACAAAAAGCATTATAAGGTCTCCATGAGACCCGGATTGAATAAACTCCAACTGGCTGATGTAagtacaaaaacatttttgtttaattacaGAAGAATGCTAGATGTATCAAAATTCATGCTAACCATTGGAAgcttaaaaactataagaaatatgaagaaagttaaattgaaacaaagttaatgaataaaatatatattgtaATTTAATCATAATTCACTTTTGAATCTTTAAAACATTATAATATGAGTAGAATGGCTTTGATCCAATTTAACACTCTTCGCCATGAGCCATATTCTCACCATGATGAGCTTTCTCGCTGAGAGTGTggatgtattaaaaaaaattggatatTATCAGAAATAGTTTAagttttcatcttttttattcGCTTTTTAGCAATTGATGAagcattttaaacaaatacctgtaaaagaaaaagatgtgttaaccttttttatatatactGTGAAAACCCAAGGAAATAAGCTGGATCAAAAGAATGGGATCACTGGAGATAACACTTAGGCTTTATTAATCTcgacttatttaaataattagataataatgataaagattaaaaaatgtaaatgtcTTCTAACATtgactttttattattttgatattttatatatttaaaaataaattaatctacATACTAATAATATGgactaaattttaaaacattacacttttaatattatttatttattaccctTTTAGTTAGACAATCACATTccttcatttaattttacattctACATTTAATATTCATAGACCTCGAGAAGGCACAACATTTGCCTAAATGTTACATACATTTAATACAAGATatgtatcaaaatattcatACCAGAATGAGGTTTCCAGTCGGTCTCAGTCGAAAAACATCCTAGAACTACTACCTTGGAATCTACTTTATGCAGATGACACCGTCTTTATCGTCATACTCCAACCAAGCACACTCTCCTTATGAATCAATACTTTACAAATTGCTGGACTCAAAGTGAGCAAATCAAAGAAGGAGCACTTGGAATGCTGTTTTGGTCAAGGGTCAGCTAGTAAGACTACCATGTATTAACCTGATCAAGTTCCGAAAATCGCACACTTTTAGTATCTGTGATCTCTAATAACGTGGATGTGTAGC
Proteins encoded:
- the LOC111421407 gene encoding histone deacetylase complex subunit SAP30 homolog, which translates into the protein MNGFSTGEEDSRGPADQVCCLVDVGIRCSKPAGNASYSKRIQKAVRKLQLSIDSSAGHTYICDFHKMIIQSARNKRRRKDSEDDSNETDTDVPEVDLYQLQVNTLRRYKKHYKVSMRPGLNKLQLADQLMKHFKQIPVKEKDVLTFFIYTVKTQGNKLDQKNGITGDNT